Genomic window (Chryseobacterium bernardetii):
TATTTTTATTTAAAATTTACGAATATTATCTTCTCAGATTAATTTTGTTTTCTATTTGATCCACAGGTATATGGGCATCATAGGCGGCTATTAGTTCTTTAGTTTTTTTTGCAGTAGCAGAGTTTGGATATTTTTTGATGAGTGCATTGTATGCTTCTCTTTTATCATTATAAATTTTCCCTTCTTCACTGTCATAAATACGATCGCTATCCATTCCCAAAAGATAATCCAGCAGGTAATTGTGATAATTATCTTTTGCTTTCTTTATTAATAGGCTTTTAGGAAATTTATTTATAAAATTCTCCCACTCGATCAATCGATCTCCCAGCTCTTCCCAGGTTATTAAAAGTCCGCCGTTCACAGCATAATTCTCTTTATTATCTTTTGCCATCTGTGAGATGTAGGCAGCATAATCAGGGGTTACCTTATTTTTAAAAACAGACTCATAATATCCCGGCAAAGAATGAATTTCAGTAAGTCCTTCACCCATTTCGCGGAATTCAAGACCTGCTTTATTCAGTTCGGCAGCTATTTTCTTTATGTTATCCGGCAGATTATAGGTATCTGGTCCTGTATGATAATCAATATACTTATCAAGTATCTCAGCTTGAGAAGTATTCAAACAATCGGTGTATTTCTCTCTTATTTTCAAATAATCTTCGTATACTTTATTGTTCTTCTCCGGACTGTTTCCTGCAATCTCTCTGTCTATTTTAGTACGGTGCCATTGTAAAGCTGTAATATAATCTTCTGTTTTATTTTCTGAAGAACAAGCTGTATCAATGGGTTTGTACTGATCCTCTTTGGTTTCGTTTTTAGCTATTGAGTCATTGGCAGACTTTACATCAGAAACCGCAGTTTCCTTTTTACAGGAAACTACAGCTACAGACAGTATGCAAACTGCTATAATTCTTTTAATCATGGTTGCTAAGATGATTAATCCAGATTTAAATCTGTTTTAACGGCCTGAATTTTAGCTTCCAATGATTTCAGTTTATCTTTAAAATCGGCTTCAGAAGAGATGGCATCTTTTACTGAAACATAAAATTTAATTTTTGGTTCTGTTCCTGAAGGTCTTACACAAACTTTAGTTCCGTCCTGTGTATAGTAAATTAATACGTTAGACTGTGGAATTTCGTTCATTACTTTTTTCTCTCCTGATGAAATGGTAAGACTTGTCTGTTCTTTGAAATCCTTTACCTCTTCCACTAACGAACCAGCCAGTTCTTTTGGAGGATTTTCACGGAAGTTTTTCATCATATCCTGAATTTCTTCAGCACCTTCTCTTCCTTTTCTAACAATGTTGATTAATCCTTCAAAATACATCCCCAGATCTTCATAAATCTCGATCATATACTGGTACATGGTTTTACCGTTAGCTTTACACCATGCAGCAATTTCGCAAGCTAAAAGGATGCTTCCACAGGAGTCTTTATCACGAACGAAATCTCCGGTCATGAATCCGAAACTTTCTTCTCCACCACATACAAACTTCTGAGTTCCTTCTGCTTCACGGATCATTTTTCCGATCCACTTGAATCCTGTAAGACCTACTTTGCATTCAACACCGAATTTCTGTGCTATATCATAGAAAATGTCTGAAGTAACGATGGTAGAACCAATGAATTCTTTTCCGGTAATTCTTCCCTGCTTTCTCCATTCATTCAGGATGTAATAAGTAAGAATAGTATTGGTTTGGTTCCCGTTCAGTAACTGCATTTCACCATCAAGATTTCTTACAGCAATTCCTAATCTGTCACCATCCGGGTCTGTTCCGATAACGATGTCTGCATTGGTAATTTTTGCAAGATCCATAGCCATTTCCAACGCCGCCGGTTCTTCAGGGTTTGGAGATTCTACTGTAGGGAAATTTCCGCTTGGGATCATCTGCTCTTTAACCAAATCTACTTTTTTGAAACCTGCTTTTGCCAAAGCTTTAGGAATTGTAGTATAGGTAGTTCCGTGGATAGAAGTAAAAACAATATTTAAGTTTTCTTTTCCTTTATTCTGGTAAGTAGAGTTTTCAATACAAGCATCAATGTACACGTCATCCTGTTCCTCACCGATCCATTCTATCAAATCATCGTTTCCGTTGAAATTAATTTCTTCGAATTTTACAGAATATACTTCTTTGATGATGGCTTCATCATTTGGCGGCACAATCTGAGCCCCGTCATTCCAGTATACTTTATAACCGTTGTATTCAGGTGGGTTATGAGATGCTGTTAATACAATCCCTCCGTTACATTTTTTATCACGGACCGTGAAAGAAAGCTCAGGAGTTGGTCTGTGATCCTTGAAAAGCAATACTTTAATTCCGTTTGCGGTTAAGACATCTGCTACCAGTTTCCCGAATTCTTTAGAGTTGTGGCGAACGTCATAGGCAATGGCAACCTTAATTTCCTCTCCTTTAAACTGCTGAAGCATATAGTTAGCCAATCCCTGAGTTGCCTGTCCTAATGTATATTTATTTAAGCGGTTGGTTCCTACTCCCATAATTCCACGCATTCCTCCTGTTCCGAATTCCAGTTCTCTGTAAAAAGAATCTTCAAGATCCGGGGAATTGCTGTCGATTAATGCCTGTACTGCCTTTCTCGTTTCTTCATCAAAGGTCTCACTTAACCAAAGTTTCGCTTTTTCTAATGTGTTCATATTTGTACGTTGTTCTTTTTATAAGTTTGTAAAGTTCCTAGTTTTAAAATGATATTGTTTCTAATCCAGTTTTTTATTTTCAACTTTCGTTGTCTTATCTACTTTAAATGCTCTGATCGGATCATTATAGTAGATCAGTTTTGCCGTGTTCTGAATATTCCCTTTTAAAGAATCTTTTACATTTACCTCAGCATAATTTCCGTTTTTGGAATCAATATTCAGGTTGGTGATTTTCCAGTAAGGAGCAATAAGACTTGCGGTATCAGAGATCTTTATTACTGCATCTTTGGTTAATCCTAAAAAATTAGCACGGCTTCTGTTATGCATTTCCACTTCTGCTCTTCTGGTGTTTACAGATCCCATGAAACTTGCATTATTTTTCATATTCAGTCTGAAATTATCGGTTTTAATTTCACTTGAAATGTTTACTTCTACCGAATCTGAAACGGCTACTTTTTCAAGATTATATTTTGAATAGATGGTTACATTATAAAAATCTACCCCTTTTATTCCTCTTTTTTCTTTGATGAAAAGAGTTTTATCCTTTACATCTACGTCCAGATTATTGGCAACATTAGGATAAGTTTCTATTTCCACAAAGTTCTTAGGCCCTCTGGCGTAAAATACACGGAATTTTCCGTTAAGATCCAGATTTACAAATTCCGGAACATCCACATCTTTCTTTTCAATATTTCCTTTTGGGGAAACTTTCCCGCAGGAAACTACCGCAACCAACATCAATGTGTAAAGTACTTTTTTCATATTTAATTTTAAATATTCTACTGATGATCATTATGATCTGCTTCCTGAAAGTTTTCCGGGCTTTCAAGAATATCTTTTAACAAAAATAGGATTAAAATTTCTAAAAATCTTTGTCTTTTGGCAATAAAATACCTGATAGTTTTCAATTTTTTACTTTTCAACAAGAAGGTATATTTTGTTTTTTATTCTTTTAAACCTACTATATTTTATACGAAGGTCAATAAAAAAACACCCAATGAATGGATGCCTTTCTTTTATAATATAGTTTTCCTCGTTTCTTCTAAAACTATATTGGTTTAAAATTCGTGCTATTACAATATAAATAGGATTTAATATTTTTTCCATATAATTCTAACCACCCCAGGCTCTTTTCACTTTAAATTTCTCTAAAGCTATCTTTTTATCTTTGCACTGTACCACCACTTTAAAATCATTATACATAAAACCGGGAACCAGTACAATATCTATGGGTTCATCAGGGAATGATTTTTTCAATGTGTTAAAAACCTGCAGCATTTCTTCATCATTAAAAATAATTTCTGCATTATATTTGGTAAAATAAAAATTAACATCGTAAGGAATACCATCTTGTTATACTGGGAGCATTGCTTACTGCACAGTTGGCTTGGGAATCTTCAAGAAGGGCTTTTCCATTGTTATCCTCTACAATAATCTGATCGTAGAATCCTTCCCATTTCGTTACAACAGGAGCGCAGGGGCCATTGTTAAGTTTTTTGCAGCTTCCAAAAGAGTTTTTTTCGAAGGTGGCACCAATGTCAGCATGAGTAGCCATTAGCTTTTCCTTACCGTCTTTATCGTTGATGTATCGTTTACTTTGGGTTTTCACCATAAGTTTATCTGTAATACTTTCCATTTGTGTTTTTTCATCTTACACTAAGATCGGAAAATAATTTGTTAATCAAAAAAAAATCCCTTAAAAAAGCATATTGCTTTCCAAGGGATCATATTGATTTGTTATATTTTGATAAAATACAGTGTTTCCAATTACTATATCACGTCATCAATATTATAGTTCTTATGTTCACGGTTTGTTCTGATAATCATTTCTCCAAGGAATCCTGCTACAAACAGTAATGTTCCCATAATCATCATGGTTAAAGCAATGTAGAACCAAGGATTATTGGTGATTAAATGACCATAGATTCCTCTTGCCACATCAATCAGTTTAGATACTCCCAGCCAAAGTGCTGAAAGAAAACCGAAGATAAACATTAACGTTCCTACTGCTCCAAAGAAATGCATGGGTCTTCCGCCAAAACGGCTTACAAACCAAAGCGTTACCAGATCTAAAAATCCACGGATAAATCTTTCTGTTCCGAATTTTGAAGTTCCGTAAGGTCTTGCCTGATGCTGTACTTCTTTTTCCGTAATTCTTCTGAATCCTGCATTGGCTGCCAATACCGGAATGTAGCGGTGCATGTCTCCATAAACATCTACAGATTTTACAACCTGCTTTTTGTAAGCCTTCAAACCACAGTTGAAGTCGTGAAGATAAACTCCTGAAACTTTTCTGGCCGCTGCATTGAATAATTTTGACGGAATATTTTTAGTCATTACATTATCAAAACGCTTCTTTTTCCAACCGGAAACAATATCGTAATTATCCTGGATAACCATATTGTAAAGTTCCGGGATCTCTTCCGGAAAATCCTGTAAGTCGGCATCCATGGTAATTACCACATCTCCGTTTGTTCTTGCAAAAGCAGCATGAAGCGCCTGAGACTTCCCGTAATTTCGGGAAAATTTAATAGCGTGGATCTGAGGATGCTGTACTTTTAAGTTCTCAATAATGCTCCACGATAAATCCGTACTTCCATCATCCACAAACCAAATTTCGTAAGATAAATTACTGGTTTTGCAGACTTTATCAATTCTTGAAAAAAGCTCTTCCAGAGAGTCCTCTTCGTTCAGTAACGGAATAACTATAGATAAGTTCATTTAATTTTAATAAAAATTAGTCTTGATTTGTTTCTTCGGGCTGATAGATACTTCTTGTTCTGAAAAATGCTCCGAAAAACACCGACAAAACTACGTAAAATATAAGAATTGCTGCAAAATATCCTGAAAAATGACTTGCGGTAAGCATATCTTTTCCTTTTACAGCCTTCGGGCTGAAGCTCTGAAGCCTTTCTTTATACTTCTGATCCAGCTCGTCAATATCTTTCTGATGCTTTAAAATCTTTCTCGCTGAAGTATATTCTGTATCCAATTCCGACTTCTGTCTTTGAACATATTGGTAGTTCAAGAGCTTTTTAGCATCCGTATCTGCAAAGTTTAAAAAGGCATAAATACTGAAAATTGAAAGAATTCCTCCAATGAACATCGGAACGAAAGCTCTTTTGAATGCTTCCTTAAAAGTTACTACTCTATGGTTGTTCCAATAGGTTTTCACAGACCAAAATGCTGTTCCCGCATAAAGAACAGGCAAAACGAAAGCATTGGCTTTCAAAGAGATATCAAAATAATTAATTCCCGAGAAAAAAGTATATACTACAAAGAAAAAGATCATTGTAGCAATAAAAAGTATAATTCCTAGTGTTGATGGACTTTTCGTCATGTTAAAATTTTTAGAAAAAGTTGAAAAATTATTCCCCTAAATGTCAGCTATTTAGCTCTACGACTGCATTTTTTCAACAAATTTTCTTTAATAAAGTTTTGAAGTTTACAAATATTTCCTACCTTTGCAACGGCAAGTCCTAAACAACCAGCTCCTGAGAATCCTCCAGGGTGGGAACGCAGCAAAGGTAATCGGTCGTAGCGGTGTGATTTAGGTAGCTTGCCATTTTTTTTTGGTTTAAAGTGAGAAGAGAGGTAATTTGATAATTATCTTTTTTTGTTTTTAATACCTTACGCATCATTTCCATTTTCTAATTTTCAGTTTCTCTCTTTTCTTATTATTGATTAAAATTCGAACGTCTCTCCTAATTTTGGTAAAACAAGTTCTACATTTTTATCAGCGAAATGCTTTAATGCACTTTCATGATTGATTTCGATAGCAGGAAAAGTATCAAAGTGACATCCGATTACTTTCGGCGTTTTTAATAATTCTGCTGCTGCGAAAGATGCTTTTCTTGGGCACATTGTGTAGTGGCTCCCGATAGGAAGAATAGAAAGGTCAATATTCCCGTATAATCTTGGAAATAGCTCCATATCTGCCATTACTCCTGTATCTCCGGCCAAATATATGTTTTTGCCTTCAGGAAGCCTGAAAATATACCCTACAGGAACGCCGCCGTAGCTTCCATCAGGGAAAGAACTGGTGTGGTGAGCCGGAACCATGGAAATTTTAAGATCGTCTATTTTTGCCGATCCTCCTAAGTTGACATCGTCTTTATTTTTAGCCTGTGAAAAGTATCCGCATACTTCTGGTACTCCAATTACAGTAGCTTCCGGATAATGCTGCAGTACTTCAGCTACATCTGCAATATGATCTCCATGGGCATGGGTCAAAAGGATGTAATCAATTTTTTGAGCGGCAATATCAAACCCTGATTCCGCTTTTTTGTAGTTGTAAAATGGGTCACTTAAAATTGTCTTGTCCTTGTATGTGAACAGGAAACAATTTTGTCCTAAGAATTGTATTTTCATTTTAAATTTAATTTCAATTATTATTAAACACAAATGACTCAAATAATTTCACAAACAGCACCATCATGGTAATAACATTCGTGAAAGCATTTGTGTCATCCGTGTTTTTAAAACGCAAAGCGTTGTTTATTTACTTTATCTATTTCGACGGAAATTTATCTTCAATCAATCTCAGATTGATCCCATGCTCTAAATAGGCCTTACAACCGTCTAAAACTGTTGTAAAACCACCTGTATTATCATTAACCTGTCTCAGGAGCTCTTCACCCGTTTGGCTGAATCCATAGCTCTTGATAACAACAAGAGTTCCGTTTTCCATGGTTTTAAACTCGTAGTCTACATACACTGAAGGTTCTCCCCATTCTGTTTTAATGAGTTGGTTAGGAATAATCTTATGAACATTTACCACATTTTTCACACCATACATTTCCCATTCCCATGTTACCGTTTTTCCTTCTTCCAATTTCCCGGTAGATTTTGTAAACCAGAAATGAGTGGTTACCTCAGGATTGATGAATGCTTCAAAAACATCTTGAACCGGTTTTCTGATAAGCATTTGCGCTTCAACATAGACATTGGAACTCATGATATACTATTTTAGATTTAGTTAAACAAATTAAGTCCGGCAGCCGTAAGAATAGCCATTACAAACGTCATTATTCCCACTTGCTTTAAATACTGATCCAGTTCTTTCGGCTCTTTTACTGACATGATATTTCTTCTCAGTTTCATTAAAGGAAACATAAGAATCATTACAATAAAAACATAATAGTTCTGCTCCTGCAGAAATCCGTTGATTCCCAGGAAAGCAAAGATCAATATCAATGGAAGCTGTAACAGGATCATTTCATAGATCATTGCATTTTTGAATCCGATTCTTAATGCAAAGCTGTTTTTTCCTGACAGTTTATCACTTTCAATATCTCTCATATTGTTCAGGTTCAGAACGGCCATACTCATCATCCCTACTGCAGTTCCCGGCAGCAGTATATCCCAGCTGAATGTTTTGGTAAACAGGAAATAACTTCCACATACGGAAACCAATCCAAAGAAGATAAACACAAAGACATCTCCCAAGCCCATATACCCATAAGGCTTCTTCCCTACTGTATATCCTATTGCAGCCAAGATACTTGCTACTCCCAGCCCGATGAAGATGTAAAATTCATTCATATACTCCGGTATGAAAGCAACGTATAACAATGCGATGGTAGCAATGAAAGACAGTGCTGAGAAAAGAATGACCGCATTCTTCATTTGTTTGGCTGTAATTTTCCCTGAGGCTACTGCTCTTGCTTCCGCTTCGTTAATTCTTTTGGCGTCTGTTCCTTTTACTCCGTCGCCATAATCATTAGCATAGTTTGATAAAATCTGGTACAGCAGTGTTACTAAAAGTGCCAATGCAAAAATTTTCCAATCCCAGATTCCTCCTTCTCTGTACAACCTCCATTTTGCGATGAAGGCTCCCATAATAATTCCGCTTAATGACAGCGGCAAAGTTCTGAGCCTTGCGGCTTTTATCCAATCAGTCATAAATTTATAAGTAATGAGCAATGGGTAATAAGTAATGAAATTTTCCCATTACTTATTACTCATTACTAATGTTATGATATCCACTTATCGTCTCCGAAGTTTGGTTTTCTTTTTTCAAGGAATGCATTTCTTCCTTCTTTAGCTTCATCTGTCATGTAAGCTAAACGTGTTGCTTCTCCGGCAAATACCTGCTGACCCACCATCCCGTCATCTGTAAGATTCATGGCAAACTTTAGCATTCTGATAGACATCGGAGATTTTCCTAATATTTCCTGAGCCCATTCGTAAGCGGTATCTTCCAATTCTGCGTGAGGGACTACTTTATTTACCATTCCCATTTCAAAAGCTTCCTGAGCGGAATAGTTTCTTCCTAAAAAGAAAATTTCACGGGCTTTTTTCTGTCCTACCATTTTCGCAAGGTAAGCAGATCCGTAACCACCATCAAAACTTGTTACATCGGCATCTGTTTGTTTAAAAATAGCATGCTCTTCACTGGCTAAAGTAAGATCACACACCACATGAAGAGAGTGTCCGCCACCTACTGCCCATCCCGGAACTACTGCAATTACAACCTTCGGCATGAAACGGATCAGACGCTGAACTTCCAGGATATTTAGACGGTGTCTTCCGTCTTCTCCTACATATCCCTGATGGCCTCTTGCTTTTTGATCTCCACCACTGCAGAAAGCCCAACCTCCATCTTTAGGACTTGGTCCTTCTCCTGAAAGTAAAACAACCCCTATTGAAGGGTCTTCGGAAGCATCATAAAAAGCATCATATAATTCTGAAGTTGTTTTCGGCCTGAAAGCATTACGTACTTCCGGTCTGTTGAAAGCGATTCTTGCTACACCATTACATTTTTTATAGGTAATATCTTCGTATTCCTTAACGGTTTTCCACTCGATCATTTTGGTAAAATTTTTCTCAAAGATACGGAATTACAGAGAATTTTCAGGGATGAAATTTAGACAGTAAATGATAAATAATGAGCAATGAATAACGAAGTAATACATGATATTTTCACTGCAAACAAAAGCCGGAACATTCCTGTTCCGGCTTTTTATTATTGTAAGGTATAAAATGATTATTTTGCTGGTGCAGCTGCACTTAGCTCAGCTTCTTTAGCTTTCATTTCTTTCACTTTATCCAGATTTTTAGTTACAACGTAAATCTCTTTCAATGTGCTTACAGCATCAATATTCTTAGGATCTACTTTATACCAGCTTTCTGCAAACGGTAAAGCTTTTGCAAATCTTTCTCTTCTGGCATCAATTAGTTTAGAAGCTTCATCCGGCTTATCTTTTCTTAATGCATTGATATCAGCTACAATTTTAGAGTCGTCTCCAATGGTAGTGTATACAAGGTTCTGGTAAGCATTAGCGAAATCTGGCTTAAGTTCAATAGCTTTTTTGAATGATTCTAAAGCGTCATTAACTGTAGCCGGAGTTTTTGCCTGCATTACCCCAAGGTTATACCAATTGGTGGCATCATTAGGGTTCTTCGCTAACTGCTCTTTTAAGTTGGTAACGAATTTATCCATATTTCCAGACTGCAGATAGGCAGTGGTCTGATTTTCCTTCAATTTAGCATTGTTTGGGAATTTAGCCAATCCTTTCTCAATGATTACAAGAGCTTCGTTTGGCTTTTTAGCGTTAAGAAGCAATAAAGACAAGGTTTCATATAGATCTACTTCTACTCCTGCAGACTGCTCTGTTTTGAAATCTGAATAGTCAGAATTCTTTTTCATAAGTTCCCAGGTAGCTTTATCTAAATTAACAACCTGACCGCTCTTCTTTTCTTTAGCAGTGTAAGTAGTTTCTACTCCTGTAAATCCTGAATTTACAAGATCTGTATATATTTTGATAGCCGGATCACTGTTGTTGGCTAATGCATGGCTAAGCCCTGCATAATACATATATATCTTGTTATCCTGGCCATTCGCTTTCAATAAGTCGTAAATTTCTACAAACTTAGGTGCTGCAGCCGCATAATTTTTTGCATTATACGCGTCCATAGCTTCTTTGTTGGTAGCCTGAAGCTTAGCATTTACATCTCCCTTCTGTCCAAAGGCAAAAGCAGATGCTACGATAGCCATTCCTAAAATTAGTTTCTTCATAATAACTATTTTATATTAATTGTACATTTATTCTTCAGAATCAGAATTCTCATTTTCCTCATTCTGAGGGGCTTCATTATCGTCTTCAAGGTTATCAAATAAGGATCCCATTCCTTCCTGAACTTCTCCTTCAATTTCTTCCACATCTTCAATCTCCTCAGAATCTTCTTCTACATCTTTATCCATTTCTACTTTTGCAATGGCTGCAATTTCGTCATTTTTCTTAAGATTGATAAGCTTCACTCCCTGTGTATTTCTACCCATCACTCTCATTTCATCCATTCCCATTCTGATGGCAACACCAGATTTATTGATGATCATCAATCCATCTTCGTCTGTTACGTTTTGAATAGCAATCAGATTTCCTGTTTTTTCGGTAATATTCAGGGTGATAACTCCTTTTCCTCCTCTGTTTGTAATTCTGTAATCTTCTACTGCAGTTCTCTTACCATATCCTTTTTCAGATACTACAAGAACTGTTTCATTCTCAACATCATTCACAACAATCATACCAATAGCTTCATCATCATCTTCCATCGCAATACCACGAACCCCGATAGAGCCTCTACCAACTTCTCTTACTTTTTCTTCAGGGAAACGGATACATTTACCATTTTTAGTGGCAATCATAATCTGAGAGGTACCATTGGTAAGGTAAGCTCCTAATAACTGGTCATTATCCCTGATCTCAATAGCATTTACCCCGTTTACCCTTGGTCTTGAATAGGCTTCCAATGATGTTTTCTTGATAGTACCGTTTTTAGTAACCATCACTACGCTCATCTGGTTTACATATTCAGAGTCTTTAAGGTTGTTTGTTCTGATATATGCTTTGATCTTATCGTCCGGTTCAATGTTGATAAGGTTCTGTACTGCTCTACCTTTTGCTGTTTTTGACCCTTCAGGAATTTCAAATACTCTTAACCAGTAACATCTTCCTTTTTCTGTAAAGAACAGCATATATTGGTGGTTAGTTGCTGATACAATATATTCAAGGAAATCTGAGTCTCTTGTTGTAGCCGCTTTGTTTCCTACACCACCTCTACTTTGAATTTTGTATTCGGAAAGTGAGGTTCTCTTAATATATCCTGCGTGAGAGATGGTAAGAACTACAGATTCGTTAGGAATAATATCTTCAATAGACATTTCGCCTCCTGAATAATCAATTTCAGTTCTTCTTTCGTCTCCGTATTTTTCTTTGATTTCGATTAATTCGTCTTTGATAATCTGGAATCTTCTCGGCTCATTGGCTAAGATATCTTCCAAATTAGCGATCTCTTTCATAATAGCATCGTACTCATCACGGATCTTATCAAGCTCCATTCCTGTTAAACGAGCCAGTCTCAGATCCAGAATCGCCTGAGCCTGAATATCTGACAGCTCAAATGCTTCAATCAGGCCTTCTTTCGCTGCCTGAGGGTTAGCACTGTGACGGATAATTGAGATTGCTTTATCTAAAGAATCCTGAGTTCCGATTACCTTCATGAAACCTTCCAGGATATGTGCTCTTTCTTTTGCTTTTTTAAGCTCAAACTGAGTTCTTCTTACGATTACTTCATGTCTGTGCTCTACAAAATGATGAATGATATCCTTAAGATTCAGCTGCTCCGGTCTTCCGTGTACCAACGCGATATTATTTACGCTGAAAGAAGTCTGAAGTGCTGTATATTTATATAACAGGTTCAGAACAACATTCGGGATCGCATCGTTTTTCAATTCATAAACAACACGAAGTCCTTTTCTATCTGATTCGTCTCTGATCTCGTGGATACCAGGGATTTTCTCTTCTTTAATAAGCTCCGCAGTTCTGGCGATCATTTCCGCTTTATTTACCTGGTAAGGAACTTCTGTTACGATGATAGCATTTCTGTTTCCGATTTCTTCGAAATTAACTTTCGCTCTCAGAACTACTCTACCTCTACCGGTATGGAAGGCGTCTCTTACTCCGTCATATCCATAAATGATACCTCCTGTGGGGAAATCCGGAGCAATGATATGCTGCATCAGCTCATCAATGGTAATTTCTTTATTATCGATATAAGCACAGATAGCATCTACAGACTCAGAAAGGTTATGTGGCGCCATGTTTGTTGCCATCCCTACTGCAATACCTGAAGCTCCGTTTACCAAAAGATTAGGGATCTTGGTAGGCATTACCGTTGGCTCCTGTAAACTGTCATCGAAGTTATTCTGGAAGTCAACAGTTTCTTTGTCAAGGTCAGAAAGAACCTCATCAGAGATTTTTTTCAGTCTTGCTTCTGTGTAACGCATTGCCGCTGGTGGGTCACCATCCATAGAACCGAAGTTACCCTGCCCGTCTACCTGAGGATAACGTAAACTCCATTCCTGAGCCATTCTCACCATCGCGTCATATACAGAGGAGTCTCCGTGCGGGTGGTATTTACCTAAAACGTCCCCAACAATTCTCGCAGATTTTAAATATTTTCTATTCGAAAAAACCCCTAATCCATACATACCATAAAGTACTCTTCTATGAACGGGTTTCAAGCCGTCTCTTACATCCGGTAGCGCTCTTGAAACGATAACCGACATCGAATAATCGATATAAGACGACTTCATTTCATCAACAATGTTGATAGGAATCAGTCTTTCTCCTTCTTTTTGCATAAACAAATTTTATTATAATGATAGTCAGACCTTTAGCTGAAAGTCTGAAAATTATTTATTTCCAATTTTTATTAACGGGCTAATTTACGAAAAAAATGCCGATTTTTGCCCTAGAATTTATCCACAAAATCTTAAAAATTCTTAAAATATGAGCGTATTAAGTATAACTTTCCACTGCACGAAAAATAATCTGGAAGAATGG
Coding sequences:
- a CDS encoding 1,4-dihydroxy-2-naphthoyl-CoA synthase, which gives rise to MIEWKTVKEYEDITYKKCNGVARIAFNRPEVRNAFRPKTTSELYDAFYDASEDPSIGVVLLSGEGPSPKDGGWAFCSGGDQKARGHQGYVGEDGRHRLNILEVQRLIRFMPKVVIAVVPGWAVGGGHSLHVVCDLTLASEEHAIFKQTDADVTSFDGGYGSAYLAKMVGQKKAREIFFLGRNYSAQEAFEMGMVNKVVPHAELEDTAYEWAQEILGKSPMSIRMLKFAMNLTDDGMVGQQVFAGEATRLAYMTDEAKEGRNAFLEKRKPNFGDDKWIS
- the gyrA gene encoding DNA gyrase subunit A — translated: MQKEGERLIPINIVDEMKSSYIDYSMSVIVSRALPDVRDGLKPVHRRVLYGMYGLGVFSNRKYLKSARIVGDVLGKYHPHGDSSVYDAMVRMAQEWSLRYPQVDGQGNFGSMDGDPPAAMRYTEARLKKISDEVLSDLDKETVDFQNNFDDSLQEPTVMPTKIPNLLVNGASGIAVGMATNMAPHNLSESVDAICAYIDNKEITIDELMQHIIAPDFPTGGIIYGYDGVRDAFHTGRGRVVLRAKVNFEEIGNRNAIIVTEVPYQVNKAEMIARTAELIKEEKIPGIHEIRDESDRKGLRVVYELKNDAIPNVVLNLLYKYTALQTSFSVNNIALVHGRPEQLNLKDIIHHFVEHRHEVIVRRTQFELKKAKERAHILEGFMKVIGTQDSLDKAISIIRHSANPQAAKEGLIEAFELSDIQAQAILDLRLARLTGMELDKIRDEYDAIMKEIANLEDILANEPRRFQIIKDELIEIKEKYGDERRTEIDYSGGEMSIEDIIPNESVVLTISHAGYIKRTSLSEYKIQSRGGVGNKAATTRDSDFLEYIVSATNHQYMLFFTEKGRCYWLRVFEIPEGSKTAKGRAVQNLINIEPDDKIKAYIRTNNLKDSEYVNQMSVVMVTKNGTIKKTSLEAYSRPRVNGVNAIEIRDNDQLLGAYLTNGTSQIMIATKNGKCIRFPEEKVREVGRGSIGVRGIAMEDDDEAIGMIVVNDVENETVLVVSEKGYGKRTAVEDYRITNRGGKGVITLNITEKTGNLIAIQNVTDEDGLMIINKSGVAIRMGMDEMRVMGRNTQGVKLINLKKNDEIAAIAKVEMDKDVEEDSEEIEDVEEIEGEVQEGMGSLFDNLEDDNEAPQNEENENSDSEE
- a CDS encoding tetratricopeptide repeat protein: MKKLILGMAIVASAFAFGQKGDVNAKLQATNKEAMDAYNAKNYAAAAPKFVEIYDLLKANGQDNKIYMYYAGLSHALANNSDPAIKIYTDLVNSGFTGVETTYTAKEKKSGQVVNLDKATWELMKKNSDYSDFKTEQSAGVEVDLYETLSLLLLNAKKPNEALVIIEKGLAKFPNNAKLKENQTTAYLQSGNMDKFVTNLKEQLAKNPNDATNWYNLGVMQAKTPATVNDALESFKKAIELKPDFANAYQNLVYTTIGDDSKIVADINALRKDKPDEASKLIDARRERFAKALPFAESWYKVDPKNIDAVSTLKEIYVVTKNLDKVKEMKAKEAELSAAAPAK